The Allochromatium tepidum genome has a window encoding:
- a CDS encoding STAS domain-containing protein, protein MSVTSRIDREKGVVTISIDGRFDFAQHKDFRNAYKDVAPGSMRFVVDLSRASYLDSSALGMLLLLREHVGGDPMRVSITGSSEDVRRVLKIANFDKLFHLD, encoded by the coding sequence ATGAGCGTCACATCACGTATCGATCGAGAGAAGGGCGTGGTGACCATCTCCATCGACGGGCGTTTCGATTTTGCGCAGCACAAGGACTTCAGAAACGCCTACAAGGATGTCGCCCCAGGGTCCATGCGGTTCGTCGTCGATCTCTCCAGGGCGTCCTATCTGGACAGCTCGGCCCTGGGGATGCTGCTCCTGCTGCGCGAGCACGTGGGCGGTGACCCGATGCGCGTGAGCATCACAGGCAGTAGCGAGGACGTGCGCCGCGTGCTCAAGATCGCCAATTTCGACAAGCTCTTCCACCTCGATTGA
- a CDS encoding methyl-accepting chemotaxis protein translates to MNVARIRVGTILETLKPYWPPLLFGLAALLQVLLLPGLAPVWVGVLLPVAVWPLWLVLRAGGGATGNAARTPERDEGSLQESPDERAFWDLVVETDRLFAPLMDELRDSVRQARDLIGHAAGDLHASFNGLSDESKAQQRLVMTLISRTDQTGQGQGELIDVNDFLKANSRLLAQNVERLIDMGKHSVHVAHQIDDLSAQMAHIFEQLDGAKRIARQTNLLALNAAIEAARAGEAGRGFAVVAQEVRKLSQDAAEFNDQIRRQVEQAQLVFAETREIVGRMASQDMNASISAKGSMDDMIEQVQALNANMSVGLDELNRIVDRLQSNVGAAVRLLQFEDIARQVLERAEVRIELMDRFVAELRRIPLGQVRSAEDVDQARRRLETLHADLVATAHHAVSQSSMDEGDIELF, encoded by the coding sequence ATGAATGTGGCACGGATTCGAGTCGGGACGATCCTGGAGACCCTCAAACCGTACTGGCCGCCGCTGCTCTTCGGTCTGGCGGCCTTGCTCCAGGTTCTGCTGCTGCCGGGGCTGGCTCCGGTCTGGGTCGGGGTGTTGTTGCCGGTCGCGGTCTGGCCGTTGTGGCTCGTCCTGAGGGCGGGAGGAGGCGCGACGGGCAACGCGGCCCGGACGCCCGAGCGAGACGAGGGCAGCCTTCAGGAGAGTCCGGACGAGCGCGCCTTCTGGGATCTGGTGGTCGAGACCGACCGGCTCTTCGCGCCCCTGATGGACGAGCTGCGCGATTCGGTCCGGCAGGCCAGGGATCTGATCGGCCACGCGGCCGGCGATCTCCACGCCAGTTTCAACGGTCTCTCGGACGAGTCCAAGGCCCAGCAGCGTCTGGTGATGACCCTGATCTCCAGGACCGATCAGACGGGGCAGGGCCAGGGCGAACTGATCGACGTCAACGACTTCCTCAAAGCCAACAGCCGGCTGCTCGCGCAGAACGTCGAGCGCCTGATCGACATGGGCAAGCACAGCGTCCATGTCGCTCACCAGATCGATGACCTGTCGGCGCAGATGGCCCACATCTTCGAGCAGCTCGATGGGGCCAAGCGCATCGCGCGCCAGACCAACCTGCTCGCGCTCAACGCCGCCATCGAGGCCGCGCGCGCGGGCGAGGCCGGACGCGGCTTCGCGGTGGTGGCACAAGAGGTGCGCAAGCTCTCCCAGGACGCCGCCGAATTCAACGATCAGATCCGCCGGCAGGTCGAGCAGGCCCAACTGGTCTTCGCCGAGACCCGCGAGATCGTCGGCCGCATGGCCTCGCAGGACATGAACGCCTCCATCAGCGCCAAGGGTTCGATGGACGACATGATCGAACAGGTCCAGGCGCTCAATGCCAATATGTCGGTGGGTCTGGATGAATTGAACCGGATCGTCGACCGGCTCCAGTCCAACGTCGGCGCGGCGGTGCGCTTGCTGCAATTCGAGGACATCGCCCGCCAGGTGCTGGAACGCGCCGAGGTGCGGATCGAACTCATGGACCGCTTCGTCGCCGAGTTGCGGCGCATTCCGCTCGGTCAGGTCCGTTCGGCCGAGGATGTCGATCAGGCCCGGCGGCGACTGGAGACACTGCACGCCGATCTGGTGGCCACCGCCCATCACGCCGTGAGTCAGAGCTCGATGGACGAAGGCGACATCGAGCTGTTTTGA
- the cheD gene encoding chemoreceptor glutamine deamidase CheD yields MQHGFEEVLAPNLYYDRHFKMDAVKILPGEYYVSTREILMVTVLGSCVGACIRDRTRGIGGINHFMLPDDKRDENERFSRSMRYGDYAMEILINQLIKLGARRSNLEAKVFGGGNVLPGFKNHVVGERNAEFVIEYLTTEGIPVVARDLLGNYPRKVYFFPTSGRVLVKKLRSMHNDTIIERELSYSETLRRAKVEGEVELFS; encoded by the coding sequence ATGCAGCATGGATTCGAGGAAGTCCTGGCGCCGAATCTCTACTACGACCGCCACTTCAAGATGGATGCGGTCAAAATCCTGCCGGGCGAGTACTATGTCTCGACACGCGAGATCCTGATGGTCACGGTGCTGGGTTCCTGTGTCGGCGCCTGTATCCGTGACCGGACCCGGGGCATCGGCGGCATCAATCACTTCATGCTGCCGGACGACAAGCGCGACGAGAACGAGCGCTTCAGCCGTTCGATGCGCTATGGCGACTATGCGATGGAGATCCTGATCAACCAGTTGATCAAGCTCGGTGCGCGGCGCTCGAACCTGGAGGCCAAGGTCTTCGGCGGCGGCAATGTGCTGCCGGGCTTCAAGAACCATGTCGTCGGCGAGCGCAATGCCGAGTTCGTGATCGAGTATCTGACCACCGAGGGCATTCCCGTGGTCGCCCGGGATCTGCTGGGCAATTACCCGCGCAAGGTCTATTTCTTCCCGACCAGCGGCCGGGTGTTGGTCAAGAAACTGCGTAGCATGCACAACGACACCATCATCGAACGCGAACTCAGTTACAGTGAGACGCTGCGTCGGGCGAAGGTCGAGGGCGAAGTGGAGCTGTTTTCATGA
- a CDS encoding flagellar basal body-associated FliL family protein produces MKKPNQITLYLLALLIGLAPLAALASSGAKEGEAAAPYPGYMALEPPLIVNLAKPRSYLKLSMQFFIETQTDADLITLHMPRLRDRMISLLGGRDGNQIMTTEAREQLRIELLDSLRKTMMEQTGRPAISAVYFTDFIVQ; encoded by the coding sequence ATGAAAAAACCGAACCAAATAACGCTCTATCTGCTCGCACTCCTCATTGGACTCGCGCCTCTGGCCGCCCTAGCCTCCTCGGGCGCCAAGGAGGGCGAGGCGGCGGCGCCCTATCCGGGCTATATGGCGCTGGAGCCGCCGCTGATCGTCAATCTGGCCAAGCCGCGCAGTTATCTGAAACTGAGCATGCAGTTCTTCATCGAAACCCAGACCGACGCCGACCTGATCACGCTGCACATGCCGCGTCTGCGCGATCGCATGATCAGCCTGCTCGGCGGACGCGATGGCAATCAGATCATGACCACGGAAGCGCGCGAGCAGTTGCGGATCGAACTGCTGGACAGTCTGCGCAAGACCATGATGGAACAGACCGGGCGACCGGCGATCAGTGCGGTCTACTTCACCGACTTCATCGTCCAATGA
- a CDS encoding protein-glutamate methylesterase/protein-glutamine glutaminase: MIRVLVVDDSALMRQLLTEILAAAPDIEVVGSAQDPYVARDRIKELNPDVLTLDVEMPRMDGLTFLRNLMRLRPMPVVMVSSLTERGAEVTLHALELGAVDFVRKPDGPIAAGMREYADELIEKIRTAATIKVKPLRTAAPSAATPEAQEPSPARAISSFRTTDRVLAIGASTGGTEAIKEVLMRLPPDTPGVVIAQHIPAGFSAAFAERMNRQTGLVVKEAADGDRIMLGHAYIAPGDYHLQLARDGARYVCRLDRGEPVNRHRPSVDVLFRSVAKAAGANAAAALLTGMGADGAQGLKELYDLGVHTIAQDEATSVVWGMPGEAVKRGGAVEVLPLPDIAAALLKGLAAKRKH; the protein is encoded by the coding sequence ATGATACGTGTTCTTGTCGTCGACGACTCGGCCCTGATGCGTCAGCTGCTGACCGAGATCCTGGCAGCCGCCCCCGACATCGAGGTCGTCGGCAGCGCCCAGGATCCCTATGTGGCGCGCGATCGCATCAAGGAACTGAATCCGGACGTGCTCACACTCGACGTCGAGATGCCGCGCATGGACGGGCTGACCTTTTTGCGCAACCTCATGCGGCTGCGACCGATGCCGGTGGTGATGGTATCCTCGCTCACCGAGCGCGGGGCCGAGGTGACGCTGCACGCGCTCGAGCTGGGTGCGGTGGATTTCGTGCGCAAGCCCGACGGACCGATCGCCGCCGGGATGCGCGAGTATGCCGACGAATTGATCGAAAAGATCCGGACGGCCGCGACCATCAAGGTCAAACCCTTGCGCACGGCGGCCCCGAGCGCCGCCACACCCGAGGCTCAGGAGCCGTCGCCGGCGCGCGCCATCTCGTCGTTCCGCACCACGGATCGGGTGCTGGCCATCGGGGCCTCGACCGGCGGCACCGAGGCGATCAAGGAGGTGCTGATGCGCCTGCCGCCCGACACGCCGGGCGTGGTCATCGCCCAGCACATCCCGGCCGGCTTCAGCGCCGCCTTCGCCGAGCGCATGAACCGTCAGACCGGGCTGGTGGTGAAGGAAGCCGCCGACGGCGATCGCATCATGCTGGGACATGCCTATATCGCGCCCGGCGATTACCATCTGCAACTCGCCCGCGACGGCGCCCGCTATGTCTGTCGGCTCGACCGCGGCGAGCCGGTCAACCGTCATCGGCCCAGTGTCGATGTGCTCTTTCGCTCGGTGGCCAAGGCCGCCGGCGCCAATGCCGCCGCCGCGCTCCTGACCGGCATGGGCGCCGATGGGGCTCAGGGGCTCAAGGAACTGTATGATCTCGGGGTGCACACCATCGCCCAGGACGAGGCGACCAGTGTGGTCTGGGGGATGCCCGGCGAGGCGGTCAAACGGGGCGGCGCCGTCGAGGTGCTGCCCCTGCCGGACATCGCCGCCGCCCTGCTCAAGGGGCTGGCGGCCAAGCGCAAACATTGA